CATCGATTCCTAGATTCACAATCAGATTCGATGGATTTGAAGGAGGGTAATGGGAGCAAAAGGTTAAGTTAAGCGAACCATTCTTCTTGAAGAAGATTTTAATTGAGAAAGCCGGTGATACCAGTGACTTGACTACCTTGGCTACGTCAGTTCATGCGGTAATGTTAGGATCCGGATTCGTGCTGTTGAACAATATAATCATGGCTGCTCTGATAGGTTTAGCTTTTCAAATGAGTTGCTTTCTCTATCCCTAAGGTATACTCTGCCTGCGATAACTAAAGATACCAAGAAGATGATTGAGTTTGTTACTCTGAGGTTTCAGAGCTTAAGTAATACTTTTGTAGTCTACGGATCTTTAAGTGGACATATGGTGCAAAGGGTCAATAGGTTTGTTGTGCCCGTTGTTGATTTAGTTATGGATACTTTGAAGTTTGTGAAACAAGCCTCTTCCAGTAGCTACCGCGAGGTGTTTGTGTTCTGGAGGATGGTGAAAGATGATATTTCTACCCCTTTGGTCTTTGCGATAAGTCTGGCTTGGAGCTTCCACCGTGCTTGATGCGTCTACCAAGAGAGCTAAAGCTGAAGATACTCGAGTTTATTGCCAACATGGCTTGCGTTTCTACAGAGATGCGGCATCTGGTGGCTTCAGACGATGGCTTGCGGAAAAGAAGAGCTTGGAAGAAGCTCTTGGCGGCAACGTCAACACCCTAGACGAGTCTTAACGGCCTGAAATGGAAATACATTGCCGCATGACTTCTCCTCGTATCAGTCCTTTCCCTCTCGGAATGTTTGGTGGAGATCATATGGTTTTCGACGTTAGTTATTTCCAACTCATAAACACTATGTTACTTTGAGCCCATTTTAACATCTCTAACTAATTCTAATAAATCACATTTTCTAAATTTTTTAACTGAACAAGGTCAAGCAAAAATGAACGATTAAAATCATTTCTTCTCTCTCTTTGTTTCAAAGGTCAATATTATTTTTATACAAAACAGAGGATCATTTTATATGGAAACTTGTATCTGTTCAATCAAAGAATGGATTAACCAAAGCGGTTTATATGTCCATAACGTTTTCTAAGAGAGAAAAAGGAACGCAAACAGAGTGGTGCCTCACTCAAAATGGAGTGCAAAGTAAATCATGTCTTTATGGATCACTGCTCTTCGTCAAGCGCTGTATCTGTTCTTCTAGCTGCAAGCATTTTAGGAACCATTATAAACGGTAATGGTAATCTAGTAAAAAAGAAGACCATGGTGCATATCACAATACCTGAGCATTTGCTTTCTTCTGACTGCAGCATTTAAAACCATTGGAACAATCAAAACCATTTTTTTTCCGAAGCTAGATCTGCCTCCGCTCCTGTCTGTGAATTTTCGGAACTTAAAAGCTTTTATTCCTATCCTCACACCAACTTCCACTCTATGTCAAAAGCAAAATGAGAAGCAAACTGGTCCTGCTCGCCTTCATGCATTCATGGGTGCATTTCTCTCAGTACAAATCAAGATCATAATCAATCAAACTAGTTAAACAGAAAAAAGCAAAACTCTGGTCAGGAAAGAGAAAACTTACGAGCAGTTGGATCATGGAGTTGAATCAATCCGATTAAATTTTATCTTTCCTGCCAAAGCACATAAAAGATAGTATACACCAAGAAGACGAATATCAAAACAGTATTTATGAGTGGAAATTATACCCTCTGGATGTCATTGTTGAGCAGGAGATTTTGTAACAATGGATGGATGTGAGCAGCATCGCTAGACAAAGGATTCACAGCACTAGCCGCTTCGTCTTCCTGAAGAAATAACTCTAATCCAACTTCAGAGGGATTGCAGTTAACAAAATTAAAGTTGATCTTTAGATTACCGAGTCATTATCTGAATCTATGCTTCGTTTAAGTGGCTCTTCCTCAACATATAGGACGAACAACATCATCGCCAACCTTCTCAGAAAGATTGTCATCTTGAGGAGATTAGAGTTTGAATCTATTAACTTTATTTGAATTAACAAAGTAAACACAAAATACTCATTTAAAATTTATATATCTATAGGCCTACAAAAACAAGATAATATTGTAAGAAAGACATGAAATAGTTCATAAATTAAATTAATAATTTTTTTGTTTAAATTCAAAGAGACTAGAGAGAAGCGAAAGAGTTTTATAGAAAAAAAAGAGAGTTTTAGAAAATTATACAACCATTTTATAGAGAGTGTGTAAATTTCATTTATATAAAAAGACAAAAATTGCAACTAAGTTAAAAATTTATGACATAATAGACTTTTTTCAAGTATACTATATTTAAAATTATAGAATAGATTTTGTTGTAAGTCTTATTTAGTATACTTTTTAGAAGTTTACTATCAAAATTTTATTGTTTTTATTCTTTTTTCAGTATTTTAATATGTGATTTCATAATAGTTGAATACTAATTCGAAGACTATTATTTTAATTTATTCATACAAAAACTAAATTATTTTAATTTTTATGATCTCAAATTTTTAGTATACTACATAAGAAGTCTACTATATCCTAAAATCAGATAGACAAATACGCATGATTCAAGAATTCTACCGATGCAAGGAAGCGATAATCACAATTCCACAACAAAAACAAAGGTGGTTGTTGGTTGTTTTGAAAAAGTACCAACAACACATAAAATAAAAGATATATTGAAACAAATTATTCTCATGCACATCATTATTGTAAAATTGTCTAACTAACTATGTCGGACAATTTTGATCAAAAAAAAAAAAACTATGTGGGACAACAAGGCTGCTCATTATAGGGAGTTACAGACCACGACAAAGGTAAATATTACAAGCATCTTTCCACGATTATATAAAGGTAATATAACAAACAAAATTTCATATGTTAAACCATTTACTAAAATGTGTTTCACCATTAAGGACAAACTATTGCTCGCCACAACACCAAGGACTTGCTTCTACTTTGACAACACCATTGACACCATACAAGGCTTCACATGGAAAAACAAACTAAATTCACATACATAAAGTCATCACGCATCTTTGGATCCAACGACAGATAAAACTCTTAACAACACTCAGGATTAAAAAAAAATACATGTGCACATCCTTTACTTTCAGAAACAATAAAAAATTTGTATTATCAAAGACTGATTCCTTAATTTTTGGTATCCAAACAATAAATTTCATTACAAAAATTTCGAAATCAATAATCCGTAGAGCAAACCACGACATAGTAATAATATATTTTTTTGAAAATTGGTTGTAGAACGTATTGGGACTTAGTACTGTAAAAGAGCGAGAAAAACAAAACAAAAGAATGTTATGACATTTAATATTTTAAAATTTTATTTTAATCAAATGGTTAATTTTTTTTTAATATATTTTAAAATACATTTTATCTAAACTAATGGTGTTCAATTTTGATTTTGGTCCAGGTTTAATTAGGGTTTTTGTACTTTTGCTAATCTCGAGACAC
The DNA window shown above is from Brassica oleracea var. oleracea cultivar TO1000 chromosome C3, BOL, whole genome shotgun sequence and carries:
- the LOC106330424 gene encoding LOW QUALITY PROTEIN: putative F-box protein At1g23770 (The sequence of the model RefSeq protein was modified relative to this genomic sequence to represent the inferred CDS: inserted 1 base in 1 codon; deleted 4 bases in 2 codons), which translates into the protein MGEREDGGSGGSGGNGGDKRTSPEVKLSEPFFLKKILIEKAGDTSDLTTLATSVHAVMLGSGFVLLQYNHGCSDRFSFSNELLSLSLRYTLPAITKDTKKMIEFVTLRFQSLSNTFVVYGSLSGHMVQRVNRFVVPVVDLVMDTLKFVKQASSSSYREVFVFWRMVKDDISTPXGLCDKSGLELPPCLMRLPRELKLKILEFIANMACVSTEMRHLVASDDLAEKKSLEEALGGNVNTLDES